The sequence below is a genomic window from Rhinolophus sinicus isolate RSC01 chromosome X, ASM3656204v1, whole genome shotgun sequence.
gcaattaaaatgtagggttgaagagaaataaaaatcatataatcaaaATAGAGCATTAATCTTTAGTTATAGAAAGCAATGTtgcatggaaaataaatattaatgtatttactGTTCCTTTTTTGCTCACTCACGGTTGGTTTATTATGCTGGGTTTGTGTCATTTCAGAAGCTGCTTGGATATGCACACAAAAGTTATTCCCTGCTTTCTAAAAAGATCAGATTGCAGAAATCAAAGAAGAGGGCATTGTCTCCTTCTTCATACACTTGCCATGAAAGTTATAGTCCAACTATACCAGTAGAAAGGCGAGAAAATGATTACCAGAGCCATGCTTACCAGTCATACAATTCCCCGGACCCGAAAGCGGAAGCAATCTACGACAATCAGGATATAGGCCCCAGCCCTACTCCATCAAACCAGTCCTCCATCTTCCCACATCCCTATCCGTCATATTACTCTCCTGATAATCCACCTGAAGGCTGCCCTTCTGGTCCCGACTTTCCCGGCACAGAGCCTCAAGTCACCAATAGTATCTTCTCATCTGTCCAAACTTCCACAGCAGTATCTACAGCCATAATGGCCCAAGGCAGTGCCAGTGCAGTGCACAACGCTGAGATGATAACTTACCCACCTTTGCTGGAAAATCATACCCTCAGCTGTACTACCTCATCTCTCTGCATCCCGGCTGGCTTCAGTGAGTGTGAAACACATATGACAAATAGCACTATTTAACCTATATTGCTCAGTGTCCCTGGTGCAAGCTAGTCAAAGCTGTTTGTTTCCTATTCTGAGGGCTGGTTTGAGTGATATTCATAATGATGACTAACATTTATTGTTAGTGTCtattatgtgctagacactgcTAACCAACTAATATGCCTCTTCTCTACTAATACTCATAATGATCTCTCTGTGAGtttttaacctttgtttttctttgccctTTCCTTGGGTAAATACTCAAAATGTCCCTAAAGTAGCCAGAGCCCAGATAATAGGTAAGAAAAGGTACATACATCTGTGtctaatttaaatgcaaaaaagatcaaaattgtGTGGACGGTCCTTGGTTAGAGACACAAATCTTCCTAGCGAATTATAAAACTCACTTCTGTTATCACACACTAACTTAAGGGAGTCAAGTGCTCTGGTTGAGTAAATGAGTACTTGTCCAGACACAGCAGTGTTAGCACAACTTAGTGAACAGCACAGCTAAAACTTCTCGAGGTCTGAGCACTtaaattctgtgtttccccgaaaataagacctagtcggacaatcaactctaatgcgtcttttggagcaactctaatcagtcttatagtaaaataagaatgggtcttatataacataagaccgggtcttaatataatataataccggctcttatataatttttttctccaaaacacgcattagagctgattgtctggctaggtcttatttttggggaaacacggttgtttCATGTCtcagctatttcttttttcaacatATAAACCTTCAACCAAAATATCTATTACTATGCAATTGAACTTGAAAGAGGTATTGAATATAATGTTAAAGTTACTTCTGACCTAACTAAGCAGGAAATaatcttgttttcttcaaaattcaGATAAACGTGTAAGCCTTGAGAGACAGGAATTTAAAGAGTAAGGTAATGCTAAAAATGTCCATATTGAATACATGGGAGCGATTCGGTAAAAGAATAATTTGGTTCTCAAAATAATGGAGTTACTGAAATTCATTGATTTAAGTGAAGAAATGTAAGCAGTTGTTAAACTCAATTTGGGACACCTCCATTGTATTTGGCTACTAAAATAAACCTAATCTAGACACatcaagaggagagagagaaattcattgaaatatttaaaaagagagcaaTAGGTTAGCGTAGATTAACCTAATTGAACCCAAGTAACAGATCTTTTGCTATATTTGCCTGTAGCCAAAGAGACCTCGGATTGCTCAGTGTGTTTTATGATCTTTGAAGCTTTAAGATAACTTCTGAGGATTCTTTTGTTGTTCAGGGGAGATCAGATGGGATGCTCGTGGGTAGCCATCCTCACGTCATCTTTATCTAGGCTTTCACTGGATTTTACACGTGGAGTCCTGGGTCCTTGCCGGGATATTTAACAGATGGTTCCAGGAATGAAACCATTTCTCCGTACTTAACATCTCTTCTTTCAGGATAATGATCAGGTCAAGTTTAATTTGTcttttcccccccaccccaccacgtTGAAGCTGCAACTTCACTAGTTGGAACTGACCCGGCTATGCTAAAACAAAGTTGCCCTAGTGACCCTTCAGCCTGGTCCATAGACGAAGTGATCCTGTTTCTGCAATATACGGACCCTCATATGCTCACCTACCTCGCTGACCTCTTCAGGCAACATGTAAAGTATCTTTTCATCCGGTTTTCCTGCCGTAATGCCTTTGAATGACCTCTGTGCAGCCCCTTTACTTGGATGCTGATGAGTGTGGATGGTGGGGGAACCCTATCGactgatttttttccatatgtgAGAAAGGTTACTTTGCCCAAGTTAGATCCTTAAGTGGTAGAGGCTGGATCTATGCTAATGAGTCCCCGAGTACCTGAAATACTACAAGTCTTCAAGTTTTCAAGAGAAGATAATTCAGCATGGTCATTCTTAGGTGTCTTCTCCTTTGTAAGAACAGCTACAAGGATCCTCTTCCCCACctgctccctgctctgccctAGGACCGTCAGTAGGGGGCGGACCACAGGCTGTGACAGGGTGTCCTTCTTCAGCAACTGATTCCATTTGGCTCAGTTCTGTCAACCCTCTGTGATTATTGACAATTTGGGATGCTGATACCCTCACGCTATTTACAAAGTGATGTCATGGACTAAGTTTTTATGAATTCTAATTTCTTTGACTTCTACTTTTACTTAGCAGAAAAAGTATAGAAGGTGCCTGACAAAGGCAGTACTGCACGGGATTTCAGGTCTTTTCAGATGGTGATATAGgattctgtagttttatttttaaatcatatctcGTGAGAGTCAAATAATATGCTTTAGCAGCATCAGTTGGTCAGTTAATGTAATAAAGAATTTAAGGAGGATGCCTTGTATCTATCAAgtcatatttttatagtttttcctaACAAATAAAATTAGTGGTGACATATCTGATACACCCTTTACAAGATTGTAAGAAAATCATTAATTAGTTTTAGCATCTAATTAGCTTCAGACAACTAACTTTCAACATCAAGACAACACTGCATAGCACATACAGTTTGTATTGATGCTGACATACTCATATTCCCAGCCTTTCTAAGAAAGTTAATGACCATCTGAAATTCATTTCCACCATTTAcagtttttactgtttttctcataactaccgtgtttccctgaaaataagacctagccggacaatcagctctaatgcgtcttttggagcaaaaattaatataagacttggtcttatattgcattgtattatattatataagaccaggtcttgttctaatttttgctccaaaagacgcattagagctggttacccagctagatcttattttcggggaaacaaggtatgcagtattttattcaacatagtatttaaAATTAGGTAGACACTTAGGACACTTTTAAGATATTAGgttaaatttccttttccttaaaatttgGAGTAAATTTACAAATGATCAAATGGTGTTTCACTGTACAAATTGTATCTTTAATAGTTTTCATCAAGCAGATGCATTTTCAGAGAATATACATCTGGAATGAGCTGCCCTTTAATTGGTCTTACCTGTtcttatatataaagaaatgaccATTCTGATAAAATACGAAAGCATTATTAATTGTTgtaatttccttctctctgtagGACATTGATGGGAAAGCTCTGCTACTACTCAATAGTGACATGATGATGAAGTACTGGGGGCTTAAGCTAGGGACAGCTGTGAAATTGTGCCACTACATCGAAAAGCTTAAAGGAGGAAAATACTTTaactattgaaaaagaaattgtgtaGATTTGGATTGGACTTAATTCTAGGAAGACCAATGCCATCTTggtgtaaaataatttttcttcctttagaaGTTTTTGTTGTGTAGAAAGTTCCTCCAAAAAATATGTTGTATCCAGAATTGCAGAGCTACAGTCCAGTCCAGTCTACTTCTTTAGAAACCATGTAACATGTTAGTATTAGCATATTCACATTAGCCATTTGTTATCTGTATCTTGTTATTTTATCATACAGTTGACAAGTATACTTCATGTAGGGAACAGAAAAACACCTTTGATTTCAGTTAACGTTTatataaaaaaccaaaacagctAAATCCAAGGAGGAAAGTATCAGGGATTGGTAAATTGTCTAATGAATAATCCGTGAGAAGCTTTCCTTAGAAGAGAATTTCAAGATGCAACTGCAGATGCTGTCTCTTTTTCAGATAAGTGTTTATCTGTTACTATATTGTTCTACCAGTTTTCAGAAAGGGAATAgccatataaattattttctttttgttattatttctctgtATGTTGTATTTGTaactatttaaagaaagaagcTTACAGACTTAAAGTGTTCTTACCAGTGTTTTGATAAATTATAGATAGAATGGTCATTTTATGCAATAGATATACTATAAGGGTTGAATGGGTGTGGAGTCTGATtatattcttttccattaaatatctattattctaaatcttttaatattttgcctAAGCTCGGATGTTTAACTAGCTCACATCTATTTATGAAGATATCTAtgtccaaatttttaaaaaatatatgtattctgttgtctgtgtgtatTCCTCATATGGATA
It includes:
- the SCML1 gene encoding sex comb on midleg-like protein 1 isoform X2, whose translation is MSSCSSDPEVIKTRIPTCDDGDNTVLYAYEPNTACVNDASVASDAYCPEEQQKTVQDVLNHCQVIHDAIKNLDKKFDVITGKVSKIHRMRVKTMSQNRKLLGYAHKSYSLLSKKIRLQKSKKRALSPSSYTCHESYSPTIPVERRENDYQSHAYQSYNSPDPKAEAIYDNQDIGPSPTPSNQSSIFPHPYPSYYSPDNPPEGCPSGPDFPGTEPQVTNSIFSSVQTSTAVSTAIMAQGSASAVHNAEMITYPPLLENHTLSCTTSSLCIPAGFTATSLVGTDPAMLKQSCPSDPSAWSIDEVILFLQYTDPHMLTYLADLFRQHDIDGKALLLLNSDMMMKYWGLKLGTAVKLCHYIEKLKGGKYFNY
- the SCML1 gene encoding sex comb on midleg-like protein 1 isoform X1; its protein translation is MSSCSSDPEVIKTRIPTCDDGDNTVLYAYEPNTACVNDQASVASDAYCPEEQQKTVQDVLNHCQVIHDAIKNLDKKFDVITGKVSKIHRMRVKTMSQNRKLLGYAHKSYSLLSKKIRLQKSKKRALSPSSYTCHESYSPTIPVERRENDYQSHAYQSYNSPDPKAEAIYDNQDIGPSPTPSNQSSIFPHPYPSYYSPDNPPEGCPSGPDFPGTEPQVTNSIFSSVQTSTAVSTAIMAQGSASAVHNAEMITYPPLLENHTLSCTTSSLCIPAGFTATSLVGTDPAMLKQSCPSDPSAWSIDEVILFLQYTDPHMLTYLADLFRQHDIDGKALLLLNSDMMMKYWGLKLGTAVKLCHYIEKLKGGKYFNY